In Carassius gibelio isolate Cgi1373 ecotype wild population from Czech Republic chromosome A10, carGib1.2-hapl.c, whole genome shotgun sequence, the DNA window GTGCTCTACAGGTATCTCTGGTGATGAGGTAatctaattcacacacacacacgtgcacacacacacacactgaaataacCAAAGCATCATCAGACAGATATTTCTCAGTAAGGGAGTGGCATCAATGATGACGCTGTCTCTCTgcggttgccatggagacagtgTCTTCACATGCCTTTGAACTGCTGCATTATGGACAGGAGCTGCTCGCTGCGTTTCTGGATGTTGCACTGCTCCTCTTTCAGCTTCTCCTGCTCCTGGAGCACCTCCTCCTGGAAGATCCACATCCAATCAATGAATAAAGACCCGCATGTTGAAATGACGAACAGCCATCACTCACTCCACGCATGAAATGAGACGTTTGCCAGAGTTCAGTGTGAAGAGCTCACATAGAAAGgctttttttagattattaacaTGTCagataaaaagtgtttttctaaaatataaaaatataaaaaaatatatattaatatttgtataaaaaaaattatatatacatatattgtataCAAAAAATTTACAATGTTTCATACAATTTTCCTGTATTATGAAAAAAAcgttattacaaatatataatttaattaaatatatactataaatacaaaaataaattgtcTACACTTTCTATCTGATGTGGTCATCTGAATAAtacaatgaaatgaaaatcaaaacaaataaaattaaatatgaggTGAAAATTAACTGAAACATAATAAGGTGAATTAAAAGctgaagtattaaaataactacaattgaaataaaataaggtggaaaagaaataaaaaaactaaaaatagaaaaataaaatctcaaactattaatatattttataattgtatgcaAATTAAACATCGACATGCATTACAGTgttgtaaaaatagaaaaaaaaatgtatatttcatatatatatatatatatatatatatatatatatatatatataaataaatttacatttatgcatttagcagacgcttttatccaaagcgacttacattgcattcaggctaacaattttctacaatatatatacacatattaaatgttttttttctatttttctaacaTGTGAAAAAATAGACTGTAATGCATGTCAATGTTTCATACACacgacatttatatatatatgcatatatatatatatatatatatatatatatatataaattcatgtcaaatacaattttgtatatgtgattttatttaaaaggaaaatttaaattaaaaaaattaaataaaaaaagaattcagTCACTAATAACTTACAGACAGTGAATGCAACAATCAGACTAACTAAACTGCTCAAAACAAGCTGGTGTCTCCATCCGACAGTGGTTTGTCTGAAGTGCATGTTTGCGGTTATTTTCAGGTCACACACCCTCAGTTTCCACAGCTCCTTCCTCTCCCTGTCGTTCTCGTCCGCTCGCGCACGCAGCCAGGCCTCGTTCTGACTCCGGTGTCTCTCCAGCATATCCTCAAGTTCCTGTCCGGTCACAACCGCAAGCTTCCTTCAGTCATTGTGAAGAACAAGAGCAAACACATCCAAGAAAATCACTGGAATGGGACGATTTGAGCAGCGGCACCTGTTTCTGTCTCAGCAGATGCTGGTTTTGAGCCTCGCGCTCTTTCTGTAGAGCCTCCGCGTCCCGTGCAAGTGCTTCCTTTTCTCTGTTTCAGATGAGAGCTCATTCAGTTTTGGTTTATAAGATGTTTGTTAAGACAATTAATGTGAAATATACAACACGGCATGACCTCTACCGGTCTAGTTTTTGGAATTCCTCATCTAACATGGCGAAAGCTTTGTGGATCATGTTCATGGCCTCGTCACGAACGGCGCTGAAATCTCTATGAACGCTCACCTGgagagaaagccacatgatgcATTCGTTACAAAATCATACATTTCCTTGCATATAAAGATTCATATTTACGGCTGAAATCTCCACTGTTCAAAGTTTAGGGTcggtaagataaaaaaaactctcttctgctcaccaacggtgcatttatttgataaaaaatacagtaaaattctgaaatattattatgatttaaaataactttcttctttgtgaatatctgttaagatgtaatttatttctgtgatgcacggatgaatttccagcatcattcctccagtcttcagtgtcacatgatcttcagaaatcagaataatatgatgatttactgctcatcaTCAatctttgaaaacagttgtgcaacttcatgtttttgtggaaaccgtgacacATTTAGTTGTTTcgggattatttaatgaattgaaGTGTCATCTGTTtgcaacagaaatcttttgtaactgtCTCCATGCGATCAATGTAAAGTGTGACGTCCATCACCTGAATGTTTTCACTTCTGTAGCTCTTCACGGTCACTGGAGACTGACTCAGCTCGTATTTCACGTTGGGAATCTTTGTTGGGGCGAAGCTGATCAAGTGGAAATTATTTGAATAACAGAACGTTACTTTCATGTGAAACTGGTAACGAAAGCCCTGTTttagtcagacacacacacacacacacacacacctgttactGGCCCCCTGCAGTCCAAACTCTGACAAGATCTCCTTCATCACTGCAGACAATCATGGATCAGACTCAGAAGAGTTGAACACAGATGACTGTATTTACAGGAGCTTTATTTACCTGGCTGTCTTTCTGAGGggtttattaatttcattattttcaagTCATTAAAATCTTGTTCCTCATTTTTGCCTCCAAACACATAAAGCTGCAACCAAGCAGAAAAACACTCAGTTAAAAGCAAAAAGTTAGATTTGAGATACTGAACACAGGTTGGACGCGTCTTTTTATTGTTAAagtaatgcttttaaaaatagttttggtAATTatcataaatgaaataaaagctgaaataaaataaaataattaaaaaaaaaaaaaataaataaaaaaaaaaaaaatatatatatatatatatataattcgaaATGTTGCCttatctaaaactaaaataagttaaattactaaaactgacgAAAAAAGTTAACGTTATAATACATCACGTGATGTTCTAGTTCGCATATAATGTTACGCATTTATAGTGCGTTCTGTCACTGGAAATGTATAATGATCACATTTTTAAAGATATGGGACAGAAAATGTATAGATCTATAATTTATGTAGTTTCGTATAGTTACTATCACACAAATAAAGAGTTACGTCTTTCTTTAAAAGTCAGcataattacaaatgtgatatcgattttatacaacagctcaataaacaagaagttaatatcaaAATCAAATCTTACGTTTTAGACAACATATtacctgtttttgctctatttctaaGAACAGAAATctttccaaacacagccaccGTTTTGCGTCTCTGAATAACATGATAGAGTTTCGcgcctgaatgaatcaaccgtttaaatgactCGGTTCAACCGCAATGACTcgcttattaacagtgactcactgccacctactggccattttaacttcacatttaaggttccttttataatttcaaacatcagttttcgatgttttgtttaaaatatcaaaacattgtttattcatttgtaaatgcAGGTAAAAATTTAGAATCGATGTTTAGAATCAGGCTTCAGTAGTAAAGGgatgaaaaaaattaacataGATGTTAGACAAGAAATACATTTGTGACAAAAACTCATATTTAAATTTCTTTGATTATATATTCCAGCTCTGCTCATTCTGGACATTCATCAGTTTCACGAGGTGCATCATGGGATACTTTATGAAACCTCCCTTCAATCTCttctccatttaaaaaaatatataatgcaaattcagtcatttaagtgcatttttgtgaTGATTAGAAACAGCTGATTGTCTAAACTTTTGAATTATGTAAAAGTGCATATATGTTTGACACATACATGACTGTGGATGatgaaagctgtgtgtgtgtgacgtctgGAGGGAGGGATGCCGACATACAGTGGTACTTTCCATTTCATCTTTCCTGGTGAAACAGGAAGAGTTTAAGAGAGTTAGTGTCTGTTCATTCTCTTCTGTGAGAAAACAGTTCACTCTCAGTGTCGCTTCTCATCTTACCGATGCTTAATTTGTGAATTTCATTTGTTGATGATACCACTCCGTCTGGATTAGTGATGGTTCCTCCGAATAAGTAAATATCCTGAATCAAAACATTTGTTCAAGCATCATTATTACCTTTGGGTCATATTTGAAGTTTATTCTAAAATGCTAAGTAATTAAACCTCAgtttgagatttttttcttcatttattcagatttatttcagaattgcgtttttttttacgttttgtcTCTTCTGCTTATCAACACTGAATttactgagcaaaaaaaaaaaaaactttgtgaattattattacaattttaaaataagtgtttaatttaaaaatgttatttattcctgtgtgcTGGGCGATATGAACAGTATTTTATTTCATGGTAAtcatatatagttttatatagtttataaatttttttttttgcttttaataggGTCTTTATGATTTCACGTTTTTTGATACCATAgaaatttaataattattcaccagtgtcaatatcacaaaaaaattatacCAGTCTAAAAAAAAGCTCACTAAAGACAAGTAAACTGTCAGCGATTACATATGAATAAGaaactaattaaaaacaatagaccaaaaaaaaaaaaaactacagtagaaaaataaataaatatatatatatatatatatatatatatatatatatatatatatatatatatatatatatatatatatatatatatatatatatatatatatatatatatatttttttttttttttttttttttgcttgattaacatgaataacagacagcaggaatattagactgctgtcactttaagagctaaCCGGATACAATATACTGTCACACATTCGTTTTGCTTACACTTAAGACCTAAATTACTGTGTTTATGAGGATACTTGCAAACACTggcattttgacacatacaagttggttgtttttaattgttggcctacaaaaagtgtcaaaaataaCACCGTTCAATACTCCTACACTCTATGCGCACTGTCTTCACATGTGTGTGCCTCTCTGTCTCTGTCGCATATACAGAAATAAGTTCTCTTTCACTGCTGATTgcatttcaaaagcttaaaatcacttttttaaacCACAATGCTTTAAAATGCACGGAAATTAGAAGTTTCCGTGACCACAGCAACATTACGTGTGCGTGTAACCGTGATAAAGACGatagtccaaaatgttcaaaaaatattttgctttttCCTTGCTTATTCTTgctagggctgcatttatttgatcaaaaattctgtaaaaattgtgaaatattattacaatttatatttcCTGTTTTCTATGTCAATatctattcaaatgtaatttatttccgtgatgcgcagctgtattttcagcatcattcctccagccttcagtgtcacatgatcttcagaaatcattctaatgtgctgattggctgctcaagaaacatttctgattatcatcaatgttagaAACAGTTAATATGTCGATGCATTTTATTTAACGGGATTcttcgatgaatagaaagttcaaaagaacagcatttaagttacttttgtaacattttgtgtcacttttgattcatttaatgcatccttgtagaatacaaatattaatttctttccaaaagaaaagaaagaagaactAGTAAACTAAACCAGTTTTACCTTGTCATGGTGTGATGTAAAGGTTTGACCGGCACAAACAACAGGAGCCTCTCCTTTTACCTTACACTGTTCCCACACCAGAGTCTCTACGGGGAAAAAACACATTCACTAGTTCATTACAGTCAGCCGTTCAATCTTTACTATGTAAGATTACCTGTATTCAGTGCACACATGTCTTTGGCTTGAGACCCGTCCTCTGAACATCCACCAAACAGAAATATCTGCTCCCCGACCACAGCTAATGAATGACCGTATCTACAGAagagaagcagaagaagaagacgGTCAGACGCTGGAAGAGGAAAAGCACCAAATAAACACTTTGAGCAGACGGCTGACAATTACAGCTTTATTTCCAACAGTCATAAATGTGCAATATATGCTCTTTTATATGGTTTTCTACACACAGGTAAATCTAGAGTCAGATCAGTGTTTACCTCGCTGAAGGCAGAGCTCCTGTGGTTTTAATAGGCATCCAGTTCAATGACACTGAAAGATGTAAAGCAGCAACATAATCGAAGTTACTGTTAACAAAATATTCAATCCAGTGAATAACAACTTACATTTGGATCTGATTTTGGAtgctgcttttattatttttggaatgACTAGAGTGAATTAGcatttaatgacagaattagctttttttttttttttgcattaactatttattttgaaaacgatttaaccctgtaaagcctgacatgaAATCATAGTtcgaattgtatttatttatttattttttaacagtaagagATTATTGAAAcctttaaacaacatttaaaataataagtcACATACGTGTTATCTTTTGATTATCATAGTTGATCTATCAagcttttatggctcataaaGTATAAtgcattgagaaaaaaaacagcTCATTTGTATTCAGAGGCATATGCAATGTTTCTTAGATGCTGATGTTTATACGACCAGAAAGAGATGAAATTCTAAtgcttgtaatgtaaataaatgagaTCTTTATGGCAGTATAACAGATAATGTTATAAACTGATCTCAATAGGAGTCTGTGCTCTATATAACTTTGAGTGGATAAActctaaactatcaatcagacgaCAGAAGCTTGGAAAGACTAGTCTTAGAAAGGACTAGTCTAATAATGCAGTCCCCACAGTACTGACCGGTGTTGAACATCATGAGGTCATCTGTAGAGACGCTGTCCAGAATCCCTCCGAACACATAGATGTTGTCTCCCAGAGCCGCTGCGCTGTGTCTCAGAGTCCGCAGACACACTCCTGCAGTCTGCAGCTTCTCCCACATCAACGTCACTGACGCACAGATCAATCCACACGCGTCTCAACGCAAGCTGTTCATCTGAATCTAGAAATCACATGCATTCACATAATAAAAGTCTCACCGATGTCAAAGCAGTAGACGCCTGGGAGACACTCTCCAGCTTCAGGGTGTGAGGAACCTCCAAACAAGTAGAGTTTTCCTTTAACGACACTAGAAGAAAACGAAAAtgtggtgatttttttatataattttatataattttttttaaaggaaattaatacttttattgatcaaggatgcattaaattgatcaaaagtgacagcaaagacatgtataatgttacaaaagacttctgtttcaaataaatgttgttcttttgaactttctgttcattaaattattcctgaataattaaatgtattgcagttaatcacaaaaacattaagcagcaaaatattttcaaaataaatagtgatcaaaatgtttcttgagcagcaaatcagcatattaaaaaaaagtttactgtatttattttattaaataaattcattataaaatataaacgctattaaataaatgaacaaaactcatttatttgtttttatattttaatttttgtaataaataatatatttgttttttaatgcaatatttagtttggctttcttttttttgcttcattttaATATAGTAGTAAATGTTAGTAAATAGTAAATGTAATAGTAAAcaatttcagtttaaatttaCAATTTCACAGTTAAAAAACGTTACactcataattaaataaataaataaatacatttagaaatgtttaaataaaatatatattttaaaatataataaataaattagaaaatatatatattacaatgatttctgaaggatcgtgtgataccgaagactgatgctgaaaattcagctttgatcacaggaataaattacaatttaaaagaaaacatgcaatttaaattgtaataatatttaacaatttcttctgcatttttaatcaaataaatgttattttttcttcaaaaaccTCACACATCTTAGTGACCCCATATTTTAAACAGTGGAGTTTTAGCTGTAAATATTAATACATGTTCTCTCTAATTACCATAAAGTGTGTCCCTCTCTCGCTGTGGGAACGTCACCTTTCTGAGGCATCAGCTCCCATGTAACTCGATCAGGTGAAACTAAAACAGAAAAGTTGCACTGATGTTCTATCATGAAATCAATAAAGCATTCACTTATGTGTTAACAGCAAAATATATCACCAAAGGTACCTGTAATCATGTAAAAGTCATTCAGATATATCGGAGGATGgtcctaaatataaaaaataaacagttgcaTAAGGcactatgtttaaatcaataaTCTTTATGAACACAAAGAGCAGTTTTCAGCGGTTTATTGGATTCACACACCTCTGTGATCGCACTGGAAGCTCCTCCAAACAAGAAAGCGATATTTCCTGCTACAGTCATCGCATGGCCATATCTGTAAATGATCAGTATATGCTTATGGCATTACGTAAACATCTGCATGCAGAATGAACTCACCTTGGGCTTGGTGGGACTCCTGCGATGTCCTTGTCAACCCAATGTCCACTCGCTAAAGCCATATTAGTGTAGTTATTGTCttgtaattaatttctttaatctATGACCTGAGATAATCAGCAGTGATGGATCATGTGCTGAATGTTTTCCTGTTCACACACAGGTTCAGTGTCTCCAGCAGAGGTAAGATGAGAAAAGTGTTGCCTAGTGACACAGATAAACAAACGCCGCAGAGACCCATTTAACTTAATGGAggctatttcaaataattgtaattttaaataagttttaagtCAAATTGCTTCAACagtatattgttttataaaacaatttcATAAAACTACtgcctgttttttttaaatgtcttaaatcaCAGacacaataaaatacttttttttttaaaaattacttttaaatataaaaaattaaacatatatatttatttatttagaacaaaTGATAAGACTAGAtcatttgcaattttttattttattaaatgtcctTATCACAGGCTACAAAttaaacacacttaaaaaaactaagtaattatgaacccgctccgaactcccgaactgtctcaaatgattcacgctccgaacacccgaactgagtcaaatgattcgcgatccccaaactgactcaaatgattcacgctccgaattcccaaacttactcaaattattcgcgaacccgctttgaactcctaaATGGAGTCAAATTATTCGCGACCCCGCtgcgaactcccgaacagactcaaatgattcgcgctccgaactgccaaactgactcgaatgcttcaaaagctcttgcagcagctcaacacaaacacatcagattgtggttaattttgcagatcatgacttatatctactcttcctctccctctagtttggtaatataaagatt includes these proteins:
- the zmp:0000001301 gene encoding uncharacterized protein zmp:0000001301; translation: MALASGHWVDKDIAGVPPSPRYGHAMTVAGNIAFLFGGASSAITEDHPPIYLNDFYMITVSPDRVTWELMPQKGDVPTAREGHTLCVVKGKLYLFGGSSHPEAGECLPGVYCFDIVTLMWEKLQTAGVCLRTLRHSAAALGDNIYVFGGILDSVSTDDLMMFNTVSLNWMPIKTTGALPSARYGHSLAVVGEQIFLFGGCSEDGSQAKDMCALNTETLVWEQCKVKGEAPVVCAGQTFTSHHDKDIYLFGGTITNPDGVVSSTNEIHKLSIGKMKWKVPLYVGIPPSRRHTHTAFIIHSHLYVFGGKNEEQDFNDLKIMKLINPSERQPVMKEILSEFGLQGASNSFAPTKIPNVKYELSQSPVTVKSYRSENIQVSVHRDFSAVRDEAMNMIHKAFAMLDEEFQKLDREKEALARDAEALQKEREAQNQHLLRQKQELEDMLERHRSQNEAWLRARADENDRERKELWKLREEVLQEQEKLKEEQCNIQKRSEQLLSIMQQFKGM